Within the Eucalyptus grandis isolate ANBG69807.140 chromosome 1, ASM1654582v1, whole genome shotgun sequence genome, the region TCCATAGTAATGTTGGCTGGAAACACCACTGTACAAGGCCGACAGTAAGTAATTGGAAGTGGAGGTAAGGTTGGCTTGTGCTACAAGAGATTTGTCTTTTGGTTCCGaatattttctttgaacaaCCTTcttacgaaaaataattttcatatagTTGACTTGTGCTACAAGAGGAATCACTTAGAACTGACAAGAAGAGACTTAAGATCGATCAACAATGACCCAAGACCAGTGTGAGGCCACCGGGACTGTCGGATGAGATGTGGATAGGCCTATGTAAACTTAGGTTTGCTCGATCAAAAGACGTCAGTCCACGACCGATCATTGTTGGCCTAGGATCGACAGATAGGAACTTGAGGTTGTTGTGAGACGGGCTTGATGACTAGCAATTGGGACCCATCATCGATGACTAGGGATTGGCTTGTGCTGACCCAAGACCGATAATTGATGAATGGTACGGCCGGCTTGATAATTCATAAACTTAATGAAATCGACATCTCTTTGTGATGCGTCTCATCACATAAATTTGATAATTCAGCTTCTTGAATGCTCAATTTCGGACCTTCTTGattagagagaaagagacaaagATAAAAGGTAACGTTCTTGAATGAAGTAGTGCTCATCCTTAATTAGTAAATGAAACCTAACCAAATCTTCAATGCTTGGACGAATAAGTAGGAATGGGATGTAGCTATCAGACAGCGGAACACTAGAGTTTCTCCAAGCAAAAGACATCTTCAATCATTGATGACTTGAATAATATATGTAAACAAAGTGGGTCATTGCAAACGCAATTCATGATTTTATCTTGACCACGGACTTCAGTTCGATCGATGTACATGTGCATATTTAAATGCTACTCTCCTTTGAACTGAACATTTAGAAATCCATCAAAATCACAAAATCGCTCCTCAAGGTCAATATGTGAAAGACTCGAATATAATCTAGTCACATGGTTTCTGTAATCGAATAGAGCTCCTATGATCATGCTATGTCAATGTTACTTCTTTgtgagagaggggaaaagaagatTAATGTACCACTTCGAGTTTGATTTCCTATCTTACTCGTAATGACCTGGTCCGACTAGGGTGGGGAGTAGTCGTCGGGGTCAAAAAAGGCCTTGGACAAGAAGCAGCTCTTGGGAAGCTTATAAGATGGTGAATAAGGTAGGAATGAATTAAAATAAGGAACAATTTAGGATATACTAAACATAAGGGAACAATTtaggaatatatatattaattcaCGGAAGTGCCTTTTGACGTAATGTCAAGCTTTACGTTGGAACTCCAAAATTAAAGAAGCTAATGTTAGAGCACCACTAGAATGAGTGGCCTCCTAGAAAATATTTGCCCAGACGTCAAAGGATAAATGGTGAGATTCGGTATAGGAAGGGTCAAAATGGACAATATCCCGAGTGAGTTAATCTAAGATTGTAATCCTACCCAACCCAAATTACAAAGTTTCCATCCAATATTCGTGTCCTAAGTGAAAGTCTCGTGTTGAGGAAGTAATCGAGCTCTGTGTTAGTTTCAATCGCGATAATTCCGCGATTCCTAAGATCTGCCAATGTCGGAGCAAGTATGCCCCGTCCCTACAAGGCCATGACCCACCATGTCGTCGCCACACCGAAGATCGCTATCGCGCATCAGAAAACGAGGCGCATTTTCCTCGGTGTGCTCATAGGATTCCACTAACCGAGTTGGACAGTGCACATGAAGCTGATTGCCATTGCCAAGTCATCCGAGAGGCTCATTCAAACCCCCTCCTCAGTTGGCATCTGCGTACTCCATGCCTGTTTCGCATGTGgccgaaagagagaaaatataattttaaaaggaCTAGGAAATCAATTATCGTAACCGAAAGCAGAACAAAGGAATCGAACTTGTCCATAATTCAGGAGGTGGAGGTGCACCAGTCCCAGATTCCAGATGAGCGAAGGGAGGAAGCGCCGTTGACCCAAACGTAGACATACATTGAATTTTTCGCTAATGCCTCTCTGTACTAGATCACATTCTTGCCCACTTTGTCGTTTCGACCATGGCAATATTTTTCTAAGTACCGGGACCAAAAGACAAGACTGGTCAAGGTTCATTCGAATGTGCCATCGGACGCTTACCGTGTTGCACAAATAAGTCCTACCAAAGCTTCTTCGTACATCCCAGATCCCACGGGAATCATTGGTAAAGTAGAGTCTATAATTTGATCAGAAAATTGATTGTACCCTGGTTAAAGCAATGGTTTTCCAAGTGCGTTCTGTTGTTCTTACATTTTCTATACGTTGCTGGTAGAAAATTTGTTGAGGTCCATGTGGAAACTTCGACATAGGAACTGCGCTATGTACTATGAATTCACATGCAACGGCTGTAGCTTGGGTCCGGTTATACTCAAAATGGGCAGTGTCTCTCTTGTGTCTTCCAACCCCCCCTCTTTCTTCGCACGCTACATTCCACGATTTCGTGTGGTCTGCCAAAAAGGCCTCGTTTCGACTATGTATCAGGAGATCAACTAAGGAAAAATCAAggcttttttcttctatttaccAGCACTTGCCACTTCTGTACAAGTATACCTTCTGTGAAAAATTAACTTAAAGCGGGAGATGGAATTGGGGTAGCCTCGCTCGTGTGTCGACGTGAAGTACCTGTTCACACCAAGGCCCACCGCGGACCAGGTGAATCACAACTGTTGATGGCAGCGGACACTGCTCCATCCACTGGATGGACACGGTTCATGGCGGGGGAGCTTCCCTGTGTTAACAGACGGGCAGTGCTTCTCTATAACCGATTCTGATACTCCTACTCTTTAGACCCTTTGTCCCAGGATCACCGTCTCCCTTTTGCATCATCGCCACGAACTCGTTGTAGTCGATGCGACCGTCCTGTGGCAAAGGATTGTAATATGATCAGATGCCTTCAACTGTAAACAAACATTTTGATTTAAGCACGCGTTCACTGCATGAACCGTGTTTCCAATTTTCTGAAAAGCAGAGTAGTCAGACAACTGCTGATTAGGCATCACCGCTTCTGCCCAATCCTTGTCAACCTTTTGTTTTAAGTCGCAAAATGGTATAACCATGCAGTTAGAAAGTGATACAAATTATGTAGTGTTTCATCATTGCAGGGTTCTGATTGAGTCTGAAAATCAGATAACAAAAGGCAGTAGGCGACACAAACTTCTTAAATAGTCATCACACGGTAAGAGATTCCACATCTTCCTAGAAAAACCAGTTTTCGGTATGCAAAATGTGTTAATTCATGAATAATAGGTGATTTACTTAAGTTCTTAACCTGGTCTACGTCTTGTAATTTTTAGTTTCAATTTCATGCCTGTGCACTGTTAGGAGAgactaagtaatatatatataaagaggcTTACATTGTCCTGATCAACTTCTTGGATCATTTCCTCCAAGCGGACATCCTCTATGCCGAACTCCTCACAGGCTTGTTGAAGCTCATCTTGAGTGATATAGCCACTTCCATCTCTATCAAAATATGAGAATGCAGCAAATAGATGGTCTTCCTTCTCCACTTTGTTCAGATGCAAAGTCGCAGCAACAAATTCCCCATAGTCAATGGTGCCGCTATTGTCGACATCGGCCTGTGGGCGTGAAATCAATCAATCCCATGCATGGACACAGAAACAAAACGCCAGTACAAAGGCTAACATGATACTTACAGCCTTCATCAGATCTAGCATTTCGGACTCATTAAGGTTTGCGCCAAATTTTTTAAGTCCAGCTTTAAGTTCTTCAAAAGTAATAAGACCACTGTTGTCTGTGTCAATCATCTTGAACATTTCTTTCAACCCAGCAATTTCTTCTTCAGAAAGGCTCTCTGCTATAACCTGCACATACAAGTTTACAGTTAAAAAGGAAGTAACAAAGATGACCTACAACGTTAAAGTATCAGTTTTTTTCCACATTAAAGTTGATGAgatgtttctttttgttagtATGAATGGTGTAGATCTACCAAAAACTCTTTATATGGACCACATGAGTTTATAATGAGCATAAGGTCGACGCTTGTATGCTTCACCAGAATGCCAAAGCCGCATAAACTTACTCTAAGGGCCATCttcttaaatttgttcatgGCGGAGAACTGTTTCAAGCGACTCAGGACTGCAGAATCAAGAGGCTTGTCTGGAGCTACCCCATCAACTTGAATCCAAGGGTGACCTGCATAAATACAGAAGTGGGTTTAGACTTCCAATACTATTTCAGAATTTCATGTACTTCCAAGCAAAATGAAAGTTCCACTAGCTCCTCTTTAACTTCTCGATACTGGCACCAAGCCTCCATAAATTTGAATTAGTTTTCATCCCGACTTAATTCCAGGAGAACACACACTTCTTCaagttttctaaaaattattcagACATTGTTAGCCATCCTATGAGCTAGTGAATTTTAATGGTCTTCCAAAAAAATTGCCAGCCTTGCAGTGTATTTCACAACTAACGCTCTTCCAGACTGTTTGTACGGTCTCTCTTGACCATATCGGAAACCTTGAACTAATATATTAGAAAGACCCATGTTTCAGGTAGTTCCAAGGTAGATTGCCAGCTCAATTCAACTCCCTGGCCATTTAAGAGCTTAAGGTAGCCTTGGATATACATCCTCTCAACTTCCAGTTCAAATTTCTCATCCTAAGAGGTTACAAATGGCCTATGCAACCCCACAATAGCTGCtataaaagaagcaaaaaaagaaaaaagaaaaaaaagaaaagctctttTATGACAGGAGAGAAGAGGCTTTTGTCTACGCTACAGGTATAAATCTAAAAGGGCTGAAAAATGGCCCCGGGTTATCTTGTTTGATCATTTTCTACTTCTCTTGTACGTTACAAAATGACCGTAGCATTCCTGAGTATGTAAACCGTGGATTCCGCACATTGGGTTATCGTACTTACAAAGGACTTGATGAGCAGTTATCCGCTTTTTAGGATTCCTGATAAGCATTCTTCTGACTAGATCTTTAGCACTTGCAGTTATCTTAGGCCAAGGATCTGATGAAAAGTCAAGATCGCCATGCAAAACCTCTTCAAATATCTCCTCCTCAGATTCTGGATCAAATTGGAAATAAAGAACAACCACCAAAAGGAATGCTCAGTATCGATCAGCTCTAGAAAGTCTATCCATAAAAATGCACAAGACAAACTCCTTACCACCCCAAAATGGAGGAACACCACTTAGGAGAATGTAGAGGATCACACCGGCGCTCCATACATCTGCCTCTGGACCGTAATTCTTCCGCAGAACTTCAGGTGCAACATAATACGGGCTTCCTACTACATCAGAAAAAGTCTCCCCTGCAATGTTGAGAAGAATTAATCACTGAGGGTTTATATATAATGTTTCAagagactagataagatacattACTTTACTAGTGCTAACATAAGTTGTTGGGCaggaaaattaatttcaaaGAGCCTATCAATTGCATTTATTCTTCCATGTAAGCACAAGTACATGGAGAAAATCAGAATCGAACTTCAAAGACTTTATGCATGACGATGAGATTATTCACCTGATGGCAAAGTTCAGATTCAGAAGATTCAAGGAACTAATTTTTTTCACCAAGGACTTGAAATCATAATATATTGCTGAAATTTCTGATTGCGATGACTTGAATGAGCTAGTGCAAAAAAACACCGAAGCTGTTTTGTTTGGTTGCAGTAAAAGGAAGTAAATCAGCTTATTAAATGGAATCATATATATAAGAAGGAGATGGAAAGTGATGTCAGAAGTCTGAactcaaaattatcaaaacacaTCCCGAAAAGTCTATCAATTTTTATGCAGCATACCTGGCTTGAAGAAGATTGATAATCCGAAGTCTATCGTCTTGAGGGGCGAATCCTCCTGTTcattaatgaacaaaaaattcTCTGGCTTAAGATCTCGATGCATGACCCCGAGGGAATGGCAAGCTTCCACAACACCAACTATAGTCCTGGCAAGTTGAGCTGCTTTCCTTTCAGTGTAATGCCCCCTCTTTACAATCCTGTCAAAGAGCTCGCCTCCAGTGCACAATTCCATAACCATATGAACTGCCACGGAATCCTCATATGCCCCTTTGATGGATATCACATTAGAATGCCCTGCCAAGTGATGCATTATCTCTATTTCCCGTCTCACATCCTCGACATCGTCCTTTGTCAACAATTTCCTCTGCGCGATGGACTTGCAAGCGTACTCTTTACCAGTCGCCTTCTCCACGCAAAGGAATGTAGTGCCAAACTGACCGTGTCCAAGCTTCCGCCCCAACTTGTAGTACTCCTTCAAGTGACCGGTCTTTGTTCGTAACACCGAATCTGCCATGAGCCTTGTGCTCGAAGGCTTCTTCACATGGAGAGATTTCTTGGGTCTTGCTGGCACTGCTGGTTTGACATCCTCCTTTTGTCTCGAGGGCTGTGGCAATTTGATCTCCACAACGCGCGTCGCTTGTCCCATTGCTTTAGTATCTTCCTTTTGCTTCGTGACCTGCTCCATTTTCGGCTCCTCCTTAACTATCATGACGTGGATCGGGGGCTTATCCTGAACAGACAGAGGAGCTTCTCTGTCCGTACTGACGGATGTCGATCGATCGGAGATCCCTCTATGACCATCCATATTATCGCTCGACCGATACCAAAACACCGAATTCGAGATGGACTGAAAGAAACCATCTCTAGAAACTCTTGAACCGACGCAATTATTTCCCATCTATAACAAAAGCTGATAAGTATCAACGCCTAACTGCTATAATACTCCCGACTTTATGCTGTACGTTGTCTGCACACACCACCTCAGACCCATTCCCCTATCAGGCAGTCATTGAACCGGCACGCATATATAGCACTCCTGCAAGCGGATTTCACCGGCCAGACCAGAGAACTAAGCTTGACCGGAGCCAATGCGGTACCCAGTAAAGACCTCTACTTTGCAGCCGCAAGCAGCGATGCACGTACTACAGCTAGCTAACTCGGAAACGACACggaaaattccaaagtctctagATCCCAGTTGTGACGAAAACGACGTGCTTTATACGAAGACGAGCTCGAACGAAGAAAAAAAGGCGGTCtaaattcttcaaataaacAAGTAATATCCGCAACAACCAACTGCGACAGTTCTCTTTATGCAACCAGCGGATCAGCGAAATTCCAAGGACGTAACCTGGTCTATGCCGCCACCAGAAGGAATCCGCGAAAAATTCCACGGGGCTTCCGAAGGTTCGCGGAAACTCTGCCGAGCTACTTAGAATTGACGAATTCAGAGACGCTCGGGAGAGCGAGAGATTAAACAAGTGgatggagagagggagggaggggcgAAGAAATGTTCAGACGGAAGGAGGGATTAAAGAAATGGTGGGAACGGAGAGGAGGAGGTGGACTCGGCCTCGACTT harbors:
- the LOC104446729 gene encoding calcium-dependent protein kinase 1, with protein sequence MGNNCVGSRVSRDGFFQSISNSVFWYRSSDNMDGHRGISDRSTSVSTDREAPLSVQDKPPIHVMIVKEEPKMEQVTKQKEDTKAMGQATRVVEIKLPQPSRQKEDVKPAVPARPKKSLHVKKPSSTRLMADSVLRTKTGHLKEYYKLGRKLGHGQFGTTFLCVEKATGKEYACKSIAQRKLLTKDDVEDVRREIEIMHHLAGHSNVISIKGAYEDSVAVHMVMELCTGGELFDRIVKRGHYTERKAAQLARTIVGVVEACHSLGVMHRDLKPENFLFINEQEDSPLKTIDFGLSIFFKPGETFSDVVGSPYYVAPEVLRKNYGPEADVWSAGVILYILLSGVPPFWGESEEEIFEEVLHGDLDFSSDPWPKITASAKDLVRRMLIRNPKKRITAHQVLCHPWIQVDGVAPDKPLDSAVLSRLKQFSAMNKFKKMALRVIAESLSEEEIAGLKEMFKMIDTDNSGLITFEELKAGLKKFGANLNESEMLDLMKAADVDNSGTIDYGEFVAATLHLNKVEKEDHLFAAFSYFDRDGSGYITQDELQQACEEFGIEDVRLEEMIQEVDQDNDGRIDYNEFVAMMQKGDGDPGTKGLKSRSIRIGYREALPVC